The region AATAAAATCACACGGGTCATTGTGGGTAAGTGGCttgtgtataattttcaatcaatcttgttcgtatttataaaatatttatagacTATACAGGCAACATTTTTATCACTATGCATACTTTTGATAGGTGCTTGTGCACCTGAATGTAATTGTACAGTGAGGCAGAAAGTTTACAAAactaaattatataaataatgtcGAATATAGGTTTACAGCTTGAATAGATAATATCATCTGATAAGATTTACCCATATTAAAGCCatagaaatattatttgtatatttgctatttatttataattaaaatttttttgcatacttacagataaacaaaataaaacaactaTTGGCTTTGTCGTACCTGTAGCAGGTACCAAAGATAAATTTGTCATAGGATATGCAACTAAATTTGCACTTCTGACCTGGGATGGCGTTAGCACGGATCCAACCAACGTTGAAATCCTTCTTGATGTGAATCCAGGAGCTAAAGTTCGGTTTAATGATGGCAAAGTTGATCCAACAGGTGACCAAAATCTATACAGTATATTTCTGCTACTGTCAATCAATGAAAATcacagtaaataaaaattgtaatatcgATAAAGTTATCCACGTTCATCCGTATTGCGTTGCATTTTATGTACTAAGTATAATCATTGAATCAGAAATTTGATATGTTTTTCACTTCACATACATAACCATGTTTCATTCGAGTTTATTAAATGGTCGTGGTGTTAGTGTGAACAACAGGTATAGTATGGAATGATTTTGAggatatttgtttttattactgATTGAATAAGCTTGATCATTTTTGAGTACTAGTATAgcatgtaataaaaatttacatggCACCATGTCTTCAATGACCTTTACATTACATCTCCATAATCTATGATGTTCAACATTTATTCCTTGACTATTTGCAGCAATAGTGTGTTCACAAATTTATCTATATTCTGTTTTGAATTTCCAACACATTGCTCATGAGGTCTGacaaaaaattccaggacGCCTGTGGGCTGGGACAATGACGTCAGAATATAAAAACGTGGGAGAGGAGTTAAGACATGGATCGTTTTATTCCTTAAGTTCAACTGGAAAATCATCAATAACGCATCTTACAAATGTAGGGATTAGTAACGGCCTTGCATGGTCATCTGATCGCAAAactttctattatattgatagTTTCAATCGGGCAATTGACGCATTTGATTGTGATCTTCATAACGGAACATTGAGTAAGTATTGCATCAGGTTTGCTGAGCATGTGCATCAACGTTCTACAACACGGGAtgttcaattgaaaaatactttcaGACGGTGCTATTTTAACTATATGTAATAtcataatttaaatattacaGAAAATCGGCGTACAGTTTTTGACACAATCAAAAACAAGGTACAGGGATTGCCTGACGGTATGACTATTGATAAAGAAGATAAATTATGGCTTGCCACATTTGGAGGTAGTGCAATTCATCAAGTGGATCCTAACACTGGTTCTCTTCTTCGATCAGTTCAACTTCCAGCAGCAAAGGTACAAAGCTAATAAGTTTATTTAAAACAGTAGCTACTCGGTACATTTAATCAGAATACCTTTATTGTTGATCCAATTTTCTCTATGCCCATGAATTCaccttatttattttatttctaccaATTCGTTTCCCAGATTACCTCAGCTACGTGGGGAGGGCCAAACTTAGATGAACTTTATGTGACAAGTGCTAGCGTACAGGATACGGAAGAGCATCGTTACTCAGGACgtttgtttaaaattactgGACTTGGTACATCTGGACTTCCAGGTGTGCCagttaaattataaatacattatGGGATTTGAcgttgtgataattttttaaatcaatcatAATCAATCCGAGCTATAAAGTgcctatttttatttacgagCAAGTTTGAGCTATACATATTTTGAGAATACTTTCTACCTTAGGCGAGTATTCACGATTGTACTAAATTATTTCACTATAAAGGTACTGTattgtttcgaattttcacAGTTTACTACCCCCGTTTGGTTCGACAATGCAGTGTTGGAAATTTTGGATCTTGTGAGCGACCAGCTATCATTGTGCAAAATAATGTTTAAACTCGCTTactcttttcaattttttaaatatgattCGTTGTCTCAACACCAATTATTTTCGCAAAGAAAGTTTCTGCGTAACTTGTTAACCtcagaaataaatattatgcTTTTATTGCACAACACTTTCTAATCTCAGTGTTATCTTTATGTTTTGAGATTTGTGTTCAGGCAATATTATACTTCACTTATCATGGTAAAGCGGCGCAGCACTGTACACATGATTGCTGATTACAAGTCTTATGTAAGCATTtctttcacattattttataagttttattttcactcttcaaaaataaggaaaatataaataatttcgagTCTCATAATACCGTAGTAGGTATCAAAGATTATGTTGTGATAAGCTATGGAAGCAAGCTAGCCTTCTTGACTTGGAATGGCATCAACGCGTACCTCAATCAATGTTGAAACTCCCATCAATCTGCATAGGCGAgctataatttaataatatttaactTCTCACGGTTGCATCGGGTCATTTTTGGCCTCAGAAACTATATATTTCTTATGGGACGACAAATAAGTGCAACCACGAAGGGTTAATAATGACAGTGTTGTTTGAGTTGTTGGATATGGTTTAGCTTTGTGTTGGGGCTAATTTAAAACTCGTGTCTGAGATAAACAGAGAACAGTACATAGGTTGTACATCAAAAATGATGTGACAAAAATAGGAATTGTCTTCTCATGACCAAACTTTTTATTAGTTCAAAGTCTAAATAAGACAGTTGATCCATTTGATTATGAATAGGTATTGACATGAAAGAACGAATCAAGTATGTTCAAAAGTTTATAGCACGATTGCAAATGCCAGAATTATGCTACATACCCTAATCCACTAATTTGCAACTCGATTGTAAATACAGAATTACAGATATGATTCGAGTTGTGATTAAGGTATCGGAATTAATATAAGCGCTCTTATGTTACTCGAATAGTTAAAAAGTCAATGACCAAGCTTATGTCATTCATTGTGTAGATTAGAGAAGTATATGAATCTTAGTCTGAAATACAGTACGTTTTAACCACATACTATAATCTAATCTTTAATTTGCAAACTTGTCTCATAACTCATAGAACTGCTACTTAAATTGTGGTACAACTGTTTGATTTTCCAGTTGCAGTTGCTGTTGTCTAAATTATAGAAGCtctatttagaatttttgataCACACTTAAGAGAAAACAACttcaaagtttcttttttaatacCTTGTGCTgcattattcgaaaaatttattctattaATGTTTACATTCTGCCAATAATTTACAGTGTCAAGTCATTCACTTATCACTCTGATGAAAAGTGCTCACTCTATCAGGTTATCAACTTTTTATCAGCTAACTTGATAGTGCTCTAGTTGTGAAATACTTCGATAATTATTTGCTATATTCTGACGGATTATGTTCACAGTTTCTGTTTCTTTCCAAACCGAAAAAGCAGGAacttcgtacaattttttcatcgagcaTAAGTGAAGGAATATTTCATTACGCATATTTTGAGTTGTGACTTTTGAAAAGTTAGCTTCAACTGCCGTGTATTAAAATTCACCTAAAAGGTAAGCATTCATCTATACTAATATTATAAAGAGgaaagatttgattttttgtttgtttgtttgtttgaagTGAATAGGCTCCTAAACTACTGgaccgatttaaaaaattctttcaccgTTGGCAAGCTACACTATTCCCGAGTGACATAGGctatgtttcattttcaaaaaaattagggatGCTTACTAAAACTTGAATAATCTAACCctagttgtaaaaaaataaacaaaaaacttcCTTTAATCGCGTGCGCTGCGAAAACTATTAATGATAGAacaaaatgatgtgttacaatttttttaaaaactcacTGTAAACattgtgtattttcttttattacattattatatgcCCGTGCGAAGCCGGGATGGGCTGCTAGTGTAATATAACTTGAAAATGTATATTAAAATTGCTATAACATGCTAGTATTTACTGATTGCCTGGcttaatcaatttttacagGCACAAATAATGGcgccaaaaattgaaattatacacGATGAACAATTAGTTCTTGGCGAAGGACCTCACTGGGACCACGCTGCGCAAGTTCTTTATTACGTTGACATACCTGAATCCATGGTTTTCAAGTATAATccaaaaaccaacaaaatcACTCGAGTCATTGTTGGTAAGTAGCAAAAATTTAACTATATATAGTCCAACTTCAACTTGTAATTTTAAATACAactaaatttataatttgtatTCAATATGTGCTTACAGATAAACAGAATAAGACAAGCGTGAGCTTTGCAGTACCTGTAGAAGGTACCAAAGATAAATTTGTCATCGGGTATGGCAAGAAGTTTGCTGTTTTGACTTGGGATGGTGTTAGCATAGATCCAACTAAGGTTGACATCCTTGTTGAAGTGGATTCTGGGACTATAAACATATTCAATGATGGCAAAGCTGATCCCTCAGGTATGCAGTATATCCAAAATATATATTCcattattgtttattattgaAACATTATTGCACCAAATTATCTTCGCATAATACTTCACAGCCAACTTCTATTCTATATCAACACTTTCATGATATGTGCAAGTAACAACATACTGATAAACCCACTTTTACTTACTAtgtcaaattgaataattgatttaatctgaaaaaattttagggCGTTTGTGGTCTGGTACATGGGAAATGGCCACATTCAAACCAGGTGTCTCAGAATCAAGAAAGGGAACGTTTTATTCTTTAAGTAAAGATGGAAAATCTGCCAAGGCTCACTTTAGTGGTGTGGGAATCAGTAATGGTCTTGCCTGGTCTGCTGATAGAAGAACTTTTTATTATATAGATTCTCTCAATTGGGCAGTTGACGGATTTGATTATAATATTGATACTGGAGAAATAAGTGAGTATTTATCATGGAATCGTCTTATTGCCTAGCATTATGGTATTTGTTACCCTTAAGAATACAGTTTGTCGGGAAACATTTTGTAACAATTATAATTCATGCAAtctaaaatataatatcatgTCTCTTATGTATAATCAGATAAGAGTTATGAAagaatacaaattttaaagCGCATCAAGTAAAAAATGTTGTCTTCTATATCTAAATAGACAAGAGTttaaaaaacataaattttaaAGCAAATCGACGAACCATCTTTGActtgaaaaagaataatatcaAGGGGTTGCCTGATGGAATGGCAATAGATAGTAAGGATAAATTGTGGTTTGCCACATTCAATGGTAGTGGAGTTCATCAAGTGGATCCTAAAACTGGTACCCACCTCCAGTTTGTGCAACTTCCAACAGCAGGGGTAAGGAAAAGCTCGTTTTGTGTAAAACTGATACCTCTCCATGTTCTATTTTATCAGTGATACCTTTTTCCAGATTACTTCAGTCGCATGGGGTGGACCAAATTTGGATATACTTTATGTGACTAGTGCTAGTCTGTATGAGTCAATAGACCAAAGCGATCTTGACAAGTCCTATGTGGGACgtgtgtttaaaattacaGGACTTGATGCATGTGGACTACCAGGTGTCCCAGTCAAGCTCTAAATACACAGAATTACATCTAACCTGTTAATAAAGGAATTACAAATTAATCCAGGAATCActtcaatgaataaaaatattaattttaagcTATTTTAAGCCTTCCAGGTCGCACTTATTTGTCCTGCCATAAGAAATACATGGTTTCTGGAGACAAAATTGACCCAGTGCGACTGCAAAGGGTTAAAAACTATACTTCACTTGGgaagtttttataaaaaaaaaaaaaagaaacagaatcGTAGTTTTTAACGTTGAAGTTGCCGTTCAAAATTATTCGTTGCATACGAATAAGTATACATAAATTTGACAACAAAGGTATTCCTGATATTTTTAGAGCTCTTGAAACCCATGTTGATGCTTCTACAACATTGTAGAATATTTCTGGAGCTTTCCAGCAGATTTAAGAGTATTCTCGATGTTTCTAGAACATTCCAAGAATTTCAGAGAAGATTCATAACTGTTCAAGAATACTCTTAATATGTCTAGAATATTAAAGGACACTTTCAGAACTTTAAAGAACGTCCGAGGCTATTTTCGATGTTTCCTGTAGAGCAATCCATACCATTCCAGAACATTTCCGGATCTTTCGGGTGGATTTAAAAGTATTTTCGAAGTTTTTAGAACATACCAGAACTTTTCTGGAACATTGCCACAGGTTCTAGAATATTCTTGATGTTTTTAGATATATCAGAACTTTCGAGACCATTCTCGCAGCTTCCACAACATATCAGAACAATTCCGGAGCTTTCGAGCAGATTCGAAAGTATTCTCGATGATTCTAGGACATTCTAAGAACTTGAGAGTAGATTCACAACTGTTCAAGAATACTCTTAATATTTGTAGAATGTTTAAGGACACTTTCAGAACTTTCGCAACCGTTCGAACTTTTTCGGAGCTCTCCAGCAGTTTTGAAAGTATTATCATTAGTTCTAGAAccttttaactattttcaaaacttatgAATATTAGGCACTGATCTTGATTTTCATAATATTCTGTAACGTTTTGGAATATTTGAAACTGTTTTCGCAGTTTCGATTCGGCGTAAGTGAGCGCGACAAGGGTCAAATTGGGTAGAACTCGATATTATCTAAAATGTTTATACATCATGaaggtatttttttattgtttttaacaCTACACGCTCGCGCTTATTTGTCGTCTCATGAGAAATGCATGGTTTCTGGAGGCAAAAATGACCCAGTGCGACTGTGAAGGGATAATTTTGAGTTCATGGGTTCCGGTTAGGATTTAGAAAAGGCTTTCACTAATTCATTACGACTCCATCGTTTAATCTACAAGAGTTTTTAAATCGTCTAATCTGCGGTCTAATGgatagtaaataatataatattatctcCAAGTGGAAATGTTTTATGCAACCAGCTTTACGACACTGCTATCTCATAGTCTCGAACTTTTATGTGGCTTATGTAATATCATTGTAATTAAGAAAGGTGTAGCTTTTTAGCCATTTCTTGACTTGAGAAACAAGTATTATATCTATTGCGACAGATAAAGCTACTTTAATTATTTGGTGTTCAGCATAGTGCATGTATATTAGATTGTTTAATTCCATACAAATAATTCTGAGTCTAAATGTGAGTTGCagctttatacatatatgaggAAAAGAAGGTATATCATCATAATCCTagttcatttattcaattgtGGTCACTTATTTAAATTGTATAACACTGTAAGTAcagtttaattatttacagCAATTTCATTAAATGGCTCCAAACATAAAAATTGTGCACAATGAGAAACTAGGTCTTGGTGAGGGTCCATACTGGGATCATGTTGCTCAAGTGCTCTATTATGTTAATGTATTGGAAAGTACTATTTTCAAATATGAACCAAGTACTGAGAAATTCACCCAAGTTATTGTAGGTAGGTTGATTTGAGATCATTTCTCGTCATCACCATGAAGCCTATACAAATatctaattttatttatatttaatttatacatCAATTCTATTCATAGATAAGGATAAAAAATCGAGTGTGAGCTTCGTTATACCTGTAGAAGGTATCAAAGACAAATTTGTCATTGGGTATGGAAACAAACTTGCCCTTTTGACTTGGAATGGTATCAGTACTTATCCAACGAATCTTGAAATACTTATCAGTTTGAATGAAGCAACTGACACTGTATTTAATGATGGCAAAGTTGATGCCAGAGGTGCTACATCTTTATTGTGATTGTCATTGAAAATTactgattttgattttgaaaatgatgcCAATGAGATTAAACCATTAAGTAAgtgtttcttcaaaaattctaTGTGTAATTTGGATCAATATGTAAAATTTGAGGTCGTTTGTGGACCGGGACAGTATTCCCAGGTGTCATCACTGGATCCCAAGAACGACGCGGAGAGTTATATAGCATGAATTCACAAGAAAAGTGTGTCACAAGTCATGCTACTGGTATAGGAATTAGCAACGGTCTTGCATGGTCAACTGatcacaaaatattttactacatCGATAGTTTGAATAATACAGTTGATGCATTTGATTATAATATTAACAGTGGAGAACTATGTGAGTATACTTGGTcaaatatttgtattatatacacatttttCGAGCTGTGGAAGCGTTTAGATTTGGAACTTCTTTTTACGATTATTTCACTAAACGTGATACAACATAACTGGATGAAAAGTATTATCTGTATctcaaattattaaataacaTGTATCcatgaatttgaacaaaacaGCAAACCGTCGTATAGCTTTTGACTTCGTGAAGAATAATTTGAAGGGGTTTCCTGACGGGATGACTATAGATGTAGAAAATAAACTGTGGGTTGCTGCATTCAATGGAAGTGCTGTACATCAAGTAGACCCTGAAACTGGTTCTCTTCTTCAATCTGTAAAATTCCCTACCTCACAGGTATGTATAAATAGCCAAATCACCATTAAACTAAACTGTTTTTTATGAGATAGTGTTAGCAAAACTGCCATGTGTGAAACGAAACACGCAATCCTTGATTtcttaaatataaaattctaatGGCTTTAGAATggtgagaaaataataagccaaaataaattattgatttcaTAAGTCGTTCTGTTTCTTTCAGATAACTTCTGCCGCGTGGGGAGGACCAAACTTGGATGAACTCTATGTCACAAGTGCCAGTCACTCGGAAACAGGACAGAATTTTTACGCAGGACACTTGTTTAAAGTTACAGGACTCGGTACATCTGGTCTCCCAGGTTTCACAgtcaaattataaataaatacttaaCGGTCAACTACAAAGGGCTTGATGATATATATTATTCTACATAAAATAGCAAATACTTATTTCATAATGTTTATTAATCATTGGTGTGTGAAATTTTGCTGGAGGAATACTGAAACTAACGTTTTGTATGATGTGAATGCTTGAATTATTCGGCAATCTAATAAACATGTAACTGGAGATGAAATGATCAACCGTAGTTTCATAAACATTCATGCAATTCAGACCAATTAACTGATGACATATTGTATAATAGGCTATCAGCATTATTCTTTAGATACAGTAATATCTTAATTAACTGGAGAGTATGGATGATCTCCCTCACAACATcaaatgtttataaaaaaaaattatgaaaacgaTTTCGGTGAAATATAATGTACATGtttaagaaatatttcaaattcaatataTCAAATGACACGTTGAGgtatatttatgaaaaatttggtGTTGTATTAAGGTGGCCGTTGATTATATGTATGTGATTATTATCACGAATTAAGAATAATGATGTCAATGATATGAGATCCAGATAGGAATATCAAGGGTGTACAGACGAAACTTCATTCTCGATACTTATATTAAAACTTTATCTACCATTTGAAGAttcatattttcgaaaatattccgAGTTTAAAAATGCCCAATGAATGTAAATATGTTATGTAAAAACATATCCTGATAAGTGTCCCTCAACTTTCACTTTACCTAGATCGGTGAAACGAGATTCTATTCTGATTTTAGATTTCATCTATAGAtagtcaaaattcatcaatcATGATTTGTAGGAAGGTATAACATGGTTAATAAATTTACCTGACAATAAAACCTGTATGATTAGAGAGTGATGTGGTACTTCTAAGTTTTTTATCACTACCCATTTGAAGATTGTTACCTCCATAAGATGAAGTCTTGATTCTGAACACTCTATATATTTTAGATTTGATTAACTTGACCTTCCATGGAGCTCTCACTGATAGCTTGTCTTATATAAAGAGCAGTTGCGAAGGAAAACTTTTAGTTTGCAATTCTTCTGGATCCTGAGAAGTGAGAACTCTTCCATACTTAAATTTCATTAAGTTCGTAAATTTTTCGACgctgtaattttcttttctgaaGCAAAATATAGATGTTCAATTATACCTTCGTTATTTTGAAGTGATTGATTAGATTAGACCTACATACATATCCAAAGTTATGACATTTTCTTTTGATTACCCCATCAATCGTTTTGCTATAAATTCCACGTAAAGTTCAAATCACAATATATAGTACTTCTAATCGCGAGAACATAAGTTGGCTACCATTTCAAATTGTACTTACTATTCACAGTAAGCTCGTTGCAAAGGTTGTGTAGTATTCTAAACATTATATTTGACTTGGTTTGAACATTTCTAGGTTTCACTAATAATGGCACCCcaaattgatattatacatgacGAGAAATTAGTTCTCGGCGAAGGACCTCACTGGGATCAGGAAGCACAAGTACTCTACTATGTTGATATACCTGAATCTACTGTCTTCAAGTACGATCCGAGCACCAATAAAGTCACCCATGTGATTGTGGGTAAGTGGCTAGAACTGAACTTGGAAATACTTATACCAAAGCCATATGAATTGTACAGATAAGTTTATAGTTGATTTATAATTGGAATTCATTATATAATGCTTCCAGATAAACAAAATAAGTCAGCAGTGAGCTTTGTCCTACCTGTGGCAGGTACCAAAGACAAATTTTTGGTTGGACATGGTAAAAAAATAGCTCTTCTGACATGGGATGGTATTACCACAGATCCAACCAATGTTGAAATTCTTGTTGAAGTGGATCCTGGGACTATAAACGTATTTAATGATGGCAAAGCTGACCCTTCAGGTACCTGATGTGAATTGATTGGTGTACTTATCCTTATTCTGTAATGCTTCAGTAGTTAAGAAACTGTACCGATTGTatgtgattgaatttttttttaattctaggGCGTTTGTGGTCTGGAACTTGGGAACTAGCTACATTTAAACCAGGTGGACCTGAAACGAGAAAGGGAACCTTTTATTCTTTGAGCAGAGATGGAAAATCTACAAAACCTCATTTCAGCGGTGTGGGATGTAGTAATGGTCTAGCATGGTCTTCAGATACCAAAACGTTTTATTACGTAGATAGTTTTAATTGGACGGTCGATGCATTTGATTATAATATTGACAGCGAAGAGTTGAGTGAGTATTCAACCTAcaattttgttcaaacttcttatcatttttaatattcattatcctgaaaatatatttaatttgaatGTACTTCAATAGAACTTTAGTTTATCCAATGTAAAATCATATCAGCTCTATTAATAGTACCATCCCTCTGATGTGTAAACGGAGGATAGTAATAGGCGAATCTAAATTTCACAGCAAATCGACGAACTATCTTtgacttgaagaaaaataatgtcaAGGGAATGCCTGATGGAATGGCTATAGATAAGGAAGACAAATTGTGGTTAGCCACGTGGGGTGGCTATGCTGTTCATCGAATAGACCCTAAAACTGGTAAACATCTTCAGTCTGTCCAGTTTCCTACagaaaaggtaaaaaattattctcgagagcaaaaaaaaataaaaaatatgattgaTGTAGTGATATTTTgaagacaaaaattttttcagattactTCGGTAGCGTGGGGTGGACCAAATTTAGATGAACTGTATGTTACCAGTGCTAGCATATTCGAGTCGAAAGACGATCGTTATTCAGGTCGCTTATTTAAGGTTTCAGGACTTGGTATATCTGGACTTCCAGGTGTACCAgttaaattgtaaatattgtataatccATAAGCCTGAAAACCACCGATCAAGTGTCCGTTTTTACGTGCTAACGTACCATATTGTGTCAAACAAAAAAAGCAAATCAAGAATCTCTTgcactttgaaaatttattgtgaaTAATTGTATGCAATGCGTTTTCCAACATATTCTACATCTTCCAATTTTCTGATGATAacttgaaataataatcataacaataacaacaatagtaataattttttatttattgtgcATATGGATAACGTGCCTCCTATGCACCGACCATGCATTTGGACTATGTACCgcaaaaaaaactaaaatgtTATGATATTATAATATCTCCTTAAATAAGTATTATTATCTCTTCAGTGTCAAATTCAACTGATATTGACTAAATTTGTCCCATAATGTCTATTCTTCTATCTCTACATAATTAATCTACATACCTATATTCATCACGTACAATTCGGGtccaatttgaattgaaatatagATCTTCCGAATGATCGACTATCGAAACTATCCATCGATTGTAGTAAGCTACCGTAATTTAGTCCAGAGAGAAACCTTTGGGTTTTGACAGGAAAGTTTCCGCAACAAGAATACGAATTAGTTCATAACGATTTGTTCGATTAGAATAAGTTTGCATCGGTAAAATAAAGGTACTGAATTTCGCAATGACAAGTATAACTATATCCGCAGTTCGTCCACGGACCAGTATTCTCGACAAGTCGTTGAGTAAAGGGAAAAGTGAGGTTAGCTTGAGTTGTTACGCTCTTTTGTTTTCCGAGCTTGTTCAATACTGCCAAAACCGTGTTTACACTGTGCCCGAATTACAGAACAAGTAAGTAGCCTATGATCAATAATATCTACGGTAATACCAGATCATTCATTAGTTGTATTAATCGACATTACTGATTGCCATTTGTGTTCTCGATTATTCATGTACgttgtatataaattttgtaaacattATATGATTTATAGACTGGCTGAAATGGGTGCTGAAGTAGGTCACAGAATGACCGACCTTCTTgtaatgagagaaaaaagcgGCAAACGCGAAGTGAAACTATTGAGTGTccttctttttattaaaagCACAGTTTGGAAATCACTGTTCGGTCGTGAAGCTGACAAACTTGAACATGCTAATGATGATGACCGAACCTATTATATAATAGAAAAGGAAGCTCTGGTCAATAAATTTGTTTCTGTTCCGAAAGACAAAGGGAGTCTAAATTGT is a window of Neodiprion pinetum isolate iyNeoPine1 chromosome 4, iyNeoPine1.2, whole genome shotgun sequence DNA encoding:
- the LOC124217313 gene encoding uncharacterized protein; its protein translation is MAPKVEIVHDEKLTLGEGPHWDEEAQVLYFVDIDESTVFKYDPSTNKITRVIVDKQNKTTIGFVVPVAGTKDKFVIGYATKFALLTWDGVSTDPTNVEILLDVNPGAKVRFNDGKVDPTGRLWAGTMTSEYKNVGEELRHGSFYSLSSTGKSSITHLTNVGISNGLAWSSDRKTFYYIDSFNRAIDAFDCDLHNGTLKNRRTVFDTIKNKVQGLPDGMTIDKEDKLWLATFGGSAIHQVDPNTGSLLRSVQLPAAKITSATWGGPNLDELYVTSASVQDTEEHRYSGRLFKITGLGTSGLPVYYPRLVRQCSVGNFGSCERPAIIVQNNAQIMAPKIEIIHDEQLVLGEGPHWDHAAQVLYYVDIPESMVFKYNPKTNKITRVIVDKQNKTSVSFAVPVEGTKDKFVIGYGKKFAVLTWDGVSIDPTKVDILVEVDSGTINIFNDGKADPSGRLWSGTWEMATFKPGVSESRKGTFYSLSKDGKSAKAHFSGVGISNGLAWSADRRTFYYIDSLNWAVDGFDYNIDTGEITNRRTIFDLKKNNIKGLPDGMAIDSKDKLWFATFNGSGVHQVDPKTGTHLQFVQLPTAGITSVAWGGPNLDILYVTSASLYESIDQSDLDKSYVGRVFKITGLDACGLPGVPVKL
- the LOC124217362 gene encoding uncharacterized protein, which codes for MAPNIKIVHNEKLGLGEGPYWDHVAQVLYYVNVLESTIFKYEPSTEKFTQVIVDKDKKSSVSFVIPVEGIKDKFVIGYGNKLALLTWNGISTYPTNLEILISLNEATDTVFNDGKVDARGRLWTGTVFPGVITGSQERRGELYSMNSQEKCVTSHATGIGISNGLAWSTDHKIFYYIDSLNNTVDAFDYNINSGELSNRRIAFDFVKNNLKGFPDGMTIDVENKLWVAAFNGSAVHQVDPETGSLLQSVKFPTSQITSAAWGGPNLDELYVTSASHSETGQNFYAGHLFKVTGLGTSGLPDLINLTFHGALTDSLSYIKSSCEGKLLVCNSSGSVSLIMAPQIDIIHDEKLVLGEGPHWDQEAQVLYYVDIPESTVFKYDPSTNKVTHVIVDKQNKSAVSFVLPVAGTKDKFLVGHGKKIALLTWDGITTDPTNVEILVEVDPGTINVFNDGKADPSGRLWSGTWELATFKPGGPETRKGTFYSLSRDGKSTKPHFSGVGCSNGLAWSSDTKTFYYVDSFNWTVDAFDYNIDSEELTNRRTIFDLKKNNVKGMPDGMAIDKEDKLWLATWGGYAVHRIDPKTGKHLQSVQFPTEKITSVAWGGPNLDELYVTSASIFESKDDRYSGRLFKVSGLGISGLPGVPVKL
- the LOC124217367 gene encoding trafficking protein particle complex subunit 5, giving the protein MTSITISAVRPRTSILDKSLSKGKSEVSLSCYALLFSELVQYCQNRVYTVPELQNKLAEMGAEVGHRMTDLLVMREKSGKREVKLLSVLLFIKSTVWKSLFGREADKLEHANDDDRTYYIIEKEALVNKFVSVPKDKGSLNCASFTAGIVEAILSDCGFPAKVTAHWHKGTTYMVKFDHAVITRDKQLEDR